CGCCGACGCCGAGCAGGTGCCGGCCGGCCAGGTCAGTCGCGACGACGGTGCGCTCACGATCACGACGGTCGAGCCCGCGCGCGTACTCACCTGGCTCGCAGAACGCGATGCGCTCGAAGGGCTCTCCGTCAAGGGCGCGACGCTCGAGGACGTGTTCCTGGACCGCACTGGCCGGGAGTACCGCGCATGACGGCGTTCGCGAGCCTCGCCGTGGCGATGGGCAAGGGCTTCCTGCGCGACAAGATGGCGTTGTTCTTCGCGATCCTGTTCCCGTTGATGTTCCTGGTGCTCTTCGCCGGACTGTTCAACGACGAGGGCGACGTACCCAAGGGCTCGGTCATCCAGGTCGGCGACGTCGCGTTGTTCGACGAGGCGCCCGAAGCGGCACAGAAGTCGTTCGACGACGTGCTCGACATCTCCAAGTCCGACGATCTCGATGCCGCACTGCGCGACGTACGCGAGGGCGACGCAGACGCAGTGATCACCCAGGACGGCGACACCGTGCACGTCGACTACACGGCCGCCAACCAGGTACGGGCGGCGACGTTGCAGGGCGTGATGCAGTCGATCGTGCAGAGCGCCAACATGCAGGCGACGGGCAAGCCTCCGACGTTCACCTTGAAGGCCAGCAAGGTCGAGGACGAGTCGCTGACGACCGTCCAGTACCTCACGCCCGGGCTGCTGGGCTGGGCCATCGCAATGGGTGCGACGTTCGGCGCCGCCGCGAACCTCGTGGTCTGGCGACGCAACGGGATGTTGCGACGGTTGCGGCTCGCGCCGGTCCCGACGTCGTCGATCGTGCTGTCGCGCGTGGTCGTCAGCCTCGGTATTGCCGCCGTGCAGTCGGTGATCTTCATCGGCGTCGCGTCGGTGTTCTTCGGGCTGCAGATGTCCGGCGGAGCATGGCTGTGCGTGCCGCTGCTGGTGTGCGGGACGCTGTCGTTCATGGCGATCGGGTTGTTCGCCGGATCCATCTCGAAGACCGAGGAGGGCGCGACCGGCCTCGCGAACTTCATCATCCTGCCGATGGCCTTCCTGTCGGGATCGTTCTTCCCGCTCGACGACGCACCGTCGTGGTTGAAGGCGGTGAGCCAGATCTTCCCGCTCAAGCATCTGAACGAAGGAATGCTCGATGTGATGGTCCGCGGCGAGGGACTCACGGCGATCTTCGTACCGTGCGCCGTGCTGCTCGGCTTCGCCGCGGTGCTGACGGCGATCTCCGCGCGCTTGTTCCGCTGGGAAGCGACTTAGGCCCGCTGAGCATGACGTACGAGTGGCGACACGCCGGTGTGTCGCGCGCGTACGTCATGCCCAGCGGGGCGGGTCAGACGCGTACGGGCTCGCGCTCCGGAGCCTCGGCCGACTCACCCTCGTGCAGGCCGTAGCGGTCATGGAACCTGCGCAGTGGCCCGGGCGCCCACCAGGTCGCGCGGCCGGCGAGCCGCATCGTCGCCGGTAGCAGGGCGCCTCTGATCAGCGTTGCATCGACCAGCACGGCGAGCGGAAGGCCGACTCCGAACGCCTTCATGAAGGTGATGTCGGAGACCAAGAAGCCGAGGAACACCAGCGAGATCAGCACCGCGGCCGCGGTGACGATCCGGCCGACCTTCTCCAGTCCGAGAGCGACGGCCGCGTTGCGATCGCCAGTTCGGTCGTACTCCTCCTTGATCCGCGCCAACAGGAACACCTGATAGTCCATCGCGAGTCCGAAGGCGACCGCGAACAACATCACCGGCACGGTGGCGGTCAGGGAGCCCGTGACGGTGAAGCCGCCGAGCAGATCGGAGAGGTGACCGTCCTGGAAGATCCACACCAACGCGCCGAACGTCGCCGTGAGGCTCAGCATGCTCAGCCCCATCGCGATCACCGGAAGCAGGACGCTCCCGGTGAGCAGGAACAGCAGCACCATCACCGACAGCGCCAACACCGCGCCCGCGATCGGCAACCGATCGAGCAGTACCTGGGTGAGGTCGTAGTTGATGGCCGCCGGACCTCCGACGTACGCGGAACCCGGTGCGACGTCGCGTACGTCGACGATGAGGTCGTTCAACGCGTCCTGGTCGTCCGTCGACGGCACCACCGTCAGCGATGCGTCGTCGCCGGACCGGAACCGGTCGCTGCCGGGGCCGGGTTCGGCCGCGACCGCGCCGTCGACGTACGAGCCGCCCGCGCCGTCGACGCGCGCTACGTTGTCGAGGCCGGACAGGTCGGTGGCGTACGTCTCCAGATCGCCACCGGCGTCGGGTACGACAACGCTCAGGGCGTTCTGCTCCTCCGATGCGAAGTCGGTTCGGATGGCATCGGCGACCTGACGCGCACTCGACGAGTCCGACATCACCCGCTCGTCGGGTGAGCTGAGCTTCACGCCGAGGAACGGCGTGCCGAGGGCGAGCAACACCAGGACGATGATGGTCGCGACCGGGATCGGGCGCCGCATCACGAACGACGCGAGCCGATGCCAGAAGCCGTCCTCGGTGCTTCGAGCAGACGTCTTGCGTCCGAACCGGCGTTTCGCCACCCGCTTACCGGCGACGGCGAGCAGGGCCGGAAGGACCGTCAACGACGCCAATGCGGCGATCAGGGCGACCGCGATGCCGGCGTACGCCATCGAGCGCAGCGCGACCGGCGGGAACCACAGCAGTGTGGAAAGGGCGATTGCAACGGTGATCGAGGAGAACATGACCGTCTTGCCCGCCGAGCTGACCGTCGTACGAAGAGCCGAAGCGATCTCGTTGCCGGCGTCGATCTCTTCGCGGAAGCGGTTCACGATCAGCAGGCTGTAGTCGATCGCAAGACCCAATCCGAGCAGCGTGACGACGTTCACCGCGAGGACGGAGACGTCGGTGATGCTCGCCAGCACCCACATCACCCCGAGAGTCACCAGCAGCGTCGCCAACGCGACGACAAGGGGGAGCGCGGCGGCCAGGATGCTGCCGAACACGAGGACGAGTGCGATCATCGCGATGGGGAACGCCATCGCCTCACCGATCGTCGCATCCTCCTTGGACTGCTTCGACATCTCGTGCTGAAGCATCGCGTACCCACCGGCGGTGACCTCGATCGTGCCGTGTTCGCCTTCGTACTTCGGCGCGAGATCGCCGAGGCGTTTGTCGATCTGGGTGTCGTCGCCGGTGACGGTGGCGAGGACGAGCGCCTGGTCACCGTCGGTGCTGCGCAGCTGATCCGGTTCGCCGGATGTCCAGTAGGACGTCACGCCCTTGACGTACTGCTCCTTGTCGAGATCGGAGACGAGACTAGTCGCGTCGGCCCGGGCCGTGTCGTCGTCAACGGAGCCGTCGGTGTCCACGAGCAGTACGAGGTTCGACTGGCCCTGTCCGAAGTCGTCGCGCAGAATCTCTGCTGCCTTGGCTGAGTCGGAGCCGGGGTCGTCGAACCCGCCGCCCTTCAACTCGTCGAACAGGGTGGCGCTCGAAGCCCCGGCCGCGAGCGCCACGATGAGCGCGATGACGAGCACTCGGCGACGCCTGTGCAGCATCAGATCGGAGAGCTTTCCCCACATGTATCCGTCCTCCGTTCAGGCCGGACCACGTTGTCCGGCATCACAGGGAAGAGCAGGTGCTGCGGTCAGGTGTGACAGGGAGAGTGGAAAAGAGACCGGCGTCACAGCTCGATGCTGCGGAGCTTCTCCGGGTTGGTGATGCCGTAGATGTCCTGGATGTGTTCGCCGTCTGCCGCCAGCTCGACGATCACGACGGCGTAGATGTCCTCACCCGAGGAGATCACGACGCCAGGGTCGCCGTTGACGTCGACGGGTCGGGCCTCGAGGCCGGTGAACTCGCCCTTCGCGCCGAGCCCGTTCATCAGCCGCCCGACATTGTCACTGCCGGTCACGACTCGGCGCGCGGCGTGTACGACGCCACCACCGTCTGTCCAGAGCGACACGTCGGGCGAGAGGATCGTCAGCAGCGTCTCGAGGTCTCCGCCGAGCGCGGCCGCCAGGAACCGTTCGGTGACGGCCTTTCGTACCTGCGGATCGGTTTCGAACCTCGGGCGCCCTTCGCGCACATGCTGGCGAGCGCGGTGCGCGAGCTGGCGTACGGCAGCCGGCTTGCGATCGAGGATGCGGCCGATCTCGGCGTAGTCGTAGCCGAACGTCTCGCGCAGGATGAAGACTGCGCGTTCGAGCGGCCCTAGGGTCTCGAGTACGACCAGCAGCGCCATCGACACCTCGTCGGCGCGTACGGCCGGGTCCGATGCGTCGGGCTCCGCATCGACCAGGGGCTCCGGAAGCCATGGTCCGACATAGGTCTCCCGCCGCCGTTGGGCGCGTCCGAGACGGCGCAACGACTCGTTGACGGTGGTGCGGATGAGGTACGCACGCGGATTCTCGACATCGTCGCGCGGTGACGACGCCCAGGACAGCCAGACGTCCTGCAGTACGTCTTCGGTATCGGCGACACTGCCGAGCATGCGGTACGCGACCTGGAACAACGTCTGACGGTGCTCCGTGAAGGCCGCGGTTTCGGCGTCGAGCTCCGGGTCGTCGGTGTGCATGGCAGTCCTTTCGATCATGGGCTCCTACTGTTTTGACCCGACTCGCCCGCAGTTTGTGACACCGACGGTACGCGCGGGCTCAGATCGGTCGGGGTGAGGCGACGGTAATGCGCCGCGCGCCAGCCACAGCGCCCCCGCGAGCAGCGCGATGCCGATCGCCGCGTCGAGCCAGTAGTGGTTCGCCGTGACGACAACGACGAGAAGGGTCACCGCCGGGTGCAGCAGCCACAGCCAGCGCCAGCGAGTCCGTGCGCTTGCGATGATGCCGACGGCGACGAGTACGGCCCACGCGACGTGCAGGCTCGGCATGGCCGCGAACTGGTTCGCGATACCGGTGTGCGGCGAGCCGGAGTACACGCTCAGCCCGAACAACTGACCCGTGTCGATCATGCCGAGTTTCGGGATCATCCGCGGGGGAGCGAGCGGGTACAGCAGGTGACCGACCAGTGCGGCGCCGGTCACCATCACCAGAGCGCGGCGTACCCAGGTGTAGTAGCCGGGCCGGAACCACATCATCCAGAGCAGGAAGCCGACCGTCACCGGGAAGTGTGCGAACGCGTAGTAGCGGTTGGCGAGCTCGACACCGCTCGGCCACACGTCGAGTAACCAGCCTTGGAGCAGGCCCTCGTTGGGCAGGCGCAGCAGCCGCTCCATGCTCCACACGCTGGCCGCATTGTCGAACGCCGAGCTCACATTGTGTGCCGCCAGCAGCCGGCCCAGGTTGTAGATCGCGAACAGACCGACCAGCCAACCCAGCTCGTAAGCCAGTCGGCGACGTCGCTGAAGGACTGGCGCGGACATGGACGCCACGTTGCCCGCCACGACCACATTCGGGCCTCCCACCTGCGGTGGAGTCGAGTCACTCGCGCGTGGGGTATCGCCGGTCCCGGTCGTGTCCTCGGCCATTGCCCCTCCTGATCGAGTGTGTACTCATCAGGAGGAAGTAGGAGGCCGTTTTGTGACATTGCACGGCCGATGAATCCGGTTCTGCTACCGGGCGCGCACCAGTCCGATGGACGTCTGACGGAGTCTGTTGCCTTCGGCGTCTCGGGCGGTGACTCGCAGCGACAGCGGGCGTTCGGAGCGTACTGCTCGTGCCGGAACCGTCGCCCGGTACGTCGAGTCGCCAGTACGTCGAGCGCGGAGGCGATGCCAGCCCTTGCCTCCGTTCGACGACCACCAGACCTGCGTCTTCGTGATCCGCCGGGTCGCATCGGCCTCCTCGAGATGGTCGAAGGAGAGATCGAGCGGAAGTTTGCGACCGGCGTCGGCGAATCCGCGGCCATCGACTCGTGGCCCGTAGTCGACGTTGAGCAGCGGCGGCGTCGTGTCGCCTCCTAGTGCGGGATTCTCCGGGGGCGTCGATCGGAACGTCCACGTCGTATGCGACTCCGGTGCCGCGCCGATCGCTTCGGGGTCGAGCGTCCAGTCGTGCGTGACTCGGAACCTCCGGGTTGCCGGGGCGACGTCGAACGAGCCGTACGTGCTGTTCGAGCGCCCGAGCAGCTTGCCGTTACCGTTGCGCAGGGTCAGCTTCGATCCTCGGTACGTCGCCGCCGCGACCTTGCCGGAGTGTGCGCCGTCGCCGATGCCCGTCTCGACCCGCAATCCGGAGACGGTTCGCTGGGCGAGGACCGGTGCAACGTGCATGGCGGAGGCGAACTCGCGGGTCTGGCGGTCCCCGACCTCATAATGACGCTGCGCGCCGCACAGCGGCTTCATCGCGTTGCCGGGCAGGTCCAGGCAATCCCTCCAAGCGACACTCGGATCGGCGCTGAACAGATCCACCTCGTCTGCCGGTAGGTCGACGGCGCGGTTGTGTGTGATGCCGATACTGCTTCTGGTGTTGATGAACGAGCGCGCGATAGCGCCTTCGCCGGGCGTACGGTCAGCGTGATAATCGCTCTCGACTCGGGCGAGCCTGCGTACATCGCGTCGGGTCAGCCGCATCCCGGTCGTGCCCGGCAGCCGTCGACCTGCGAGGTCGAGCTCGTACGCGTCCGGTGCCGACCGCGGCACGCGTCCGGTCGGCTCCAGCCGCCAGCGCAGATCGGTGTCGAAGCGGCCTCGATCGACGAAGCCCGATGGCTCGACGAACACGAGGCCGCGATCGATCTCGTCGGGATCGAAGAAGCCGAGCTCGGTGTAGCCGCGCGAGTCCGCGTGCCGCGATGCGACGAGCGTCGACTGGGTGAGCTTCGTGGGCTGCCCGACGACGTGGGGCGGGCGCAGTCGCTTGGCGTTCCGTGCGTCGATCGTGAAGTCGGTGTCGTCGTCGACCACCAGCTCCGGCGTACCGGCGAGCGAGAACGATACCCGCCCCTTCGTGGTGGGTGTCGCGATCCGGCCATAGCCCATGTAGTGGCCCGGATCGACCCGCGCGTGTCCCTCGCCGTTGTCGTTCAGACGGATCCGATAGAAGCCTCCGGTGTCGGCGTTGAACAGCGCGATGGTGGGCTCTGCCATGGGATGGGTTTGTGCCGCCTCAGGGTCGTACGGGTCGCCGTTGCGGTCGAGTACCTTGACGTTCAGGTCATAACGCTCGGGCTCGTCGTACGCACCGAAGGGAAGTCGTAGCAGCGGTGTGCCGTCGGCGACGAACGACATGCCACCCTGCCACTGACCGTCGGGCAACAGCCCGGGGTCGAACGTCACCGTCGTGGTGGCGCTCCCGTTTGCGGGCACGGTCAGTTCGGACGGGCTCGCCTCGAGCGCACGCGCCGGGGCCTGGTTGCCCTTTGTATCCGACTCGGTGTCGTCGATCTGCACCGTCACGGGATCGTCGCCTGGGTTGGTCAAGGTGACCTCACGCGTGCGTACCTCTTCGTCGGGGTGACGGACGTACGCGAAGTCGAGCGAAGCGGTGTCCGACCGCAGAGTCGCGGCCGTCGCTCCCTTCAGGTCGACTCGGCCACCGCCGTCGGTCCACGAGGTCTGGCCGTCCAGGTGCTGCGCGGTCGATACGATCCGCGCCTTGAGCTGCGCAGCAGTCCAATTCGGGTGCTGTTGACGAAGGAGCGCGGTCGCGCCCGCAACGATCGGCGTCGCCTGCGACGTACCGGACATCGGTACGTATAGCTCGCCTTCCCTAGCGCCCGCCTTTGCGCCGAGGATCTGCTCGCCCGGTGCGGTGACATCGGGTTTGAGGCGGTACGTGCCCCGCGTCGGACCTTCGCTGGAGAACCGAGACTGGCCGCCGTTGGCTCTGGCGGAGCCCACCGTGAGCGCCGACGCCGCGGATCCGGGCGAGCCGATGGTGAACGGATCGGACCCGACCCAACCGTTGTTCCCGGCGGCAGCGACGAACAGCGTGCCGGATTCCTCCGTCAGCGTGTCGAGTGACTGAGCAACCGGATCGTCGCCGTCGGTCGGCGGGCTGCTGAGACTGAGGTTCGCGATATCGGCGCCGTTCTCAGCCGCCCATTCCATCCCCGCAATGACCCAGGACTCCTGACCGTAGCCGTCGTCGGCGAGTACCTTCGCGTTGAGCAGGTCGGCTCCGGCTGCGATTCCGTGTCGAGCACCGTCGGAGCCCGCGCCGTTGCCGGCGATGAGCGATGCGACGTGCGTACCGTGCCCGTTGCCGTCTGCGGGACCGTCGCCACCGGTGAAGTCGGCCTCAGCGGTCACCTTGTCGACCAGGGCGGGGTGGCCGGAGTCGACTCCGGAGTCGAGGACTGCAACCGAGACACCGTCGCCGTCCAGACCGGCGTCCCATGCGGCGGGTGCGTTCACCTGCTCCAGGTATCCGTCGAGGCTCGTTGCCGCTACTTGGCCGTCGAGCCACAGTTTCGTGACGCCGCCGAGCTCGGCCGCGGCTGCGCGGGCAGAGGCGGTGTTGATTTCGGCGAGGTCGTCGCCGAACTCGGCAGACTCGTCCTTCGCGAGTTCGGTCGCCGATGCGCCGAGGCTGGCGAGCTCCGCTTTCGTACTCAGCAGTGAGGCGTTGCCGAGAGTGCTGACTCCCGCGGCGTGGCGGGCGATCAGCGGCAGCGTGTCTCGGTCGGCATCGCCATATCCCATGTCCAGAAGGGAAGTGACGTCGAACAATGCTGGGTCGAGTACGCGCGGTACGAGGCCGGCGACATCACTCGGTATGACGCGGACATCGTCGCCGTCGCGTTCGACCGAGAATCCCGCGGAGTCTGCGTCGGCGGGGTCGACGGTGACGGTCGGCCTTCCGTTGAGCGGACTGCCGATGGTGACGCGGTCTCCCGTGAGGAGGGTGACTGTCCCGGTCGGGGATGTCGATGCGGCCTTCGTACGCCCGGCGGGCCGGTCCGGCGCGGCGGCGGTCTCGGCCAGTGGGAGGGCTGCGGTGAGCAGCGCAGCGACGGCAAGCAACGCGGCCGGGCGTGATCGGGAGAGCATGCAGGTGTTCTACCTGGTGGGATCCGCAATCCGCTATCGGCTAGCGTGGCCGGTGCCAGACATGTCGTGAATCGGCCGGGGGTCGCGGTGCTCGAACACGTGGGTGTCTCGTCTGAGGATGAGTCGACGTATCGGGCGCTGCTGCGCCATCCGCAGTGCACGGTGCGGGATCTGGCTGAGCGCATCGGACGCTCGTCGGATCTCGTCCGCCGCTCGGCCGGACGGCTGGAGGAACTGGGGCTGCTGAGTCGTACGCCCGACCATCCCGCGCGGCTCGTCCCCACGCGGCCGGACGTGGCCGTCGAGGTGCTGATCGCGGCGCGTCGGGCAGACCTGGACCGCACGCAGGCGGCCGCACGTGAGCTGCTCGACGAGATGACCGTGCCCGACGAGTACCGGCCGGAGTCGCTGCTCGAGGTGCTGACCGGCCAGGACGCGATCGCGGCCCGCTTCGCGCAACTGGTGCAGGCGACCGAGCGAGAGCTCCTCGTGCTTGACCGCCCGCCGTACGCGAGCGGGGCGGGGGAGAGCCAGCCGCGCGTACTCGGACTGCTCGGCGACGGCGTGACCGTACGCGGCATCTACGCGCCGGACTCGCTGCAGGTCCCCGGCGCCGTCGACGACGCGTACGACGCAGCGCAAGCGGGAGAGCAGTCGCGGGTCCACCCGGCTGTGCCGATGAAGCTCGCGGTGGCCGACCGGTCGGTCGCACTACTGCCGTTGGCGGTCGACCGGATGGTCGACAGCGCACTGGTCGTACGCCGAAGCGCATTGTTGGACGCCCTCGTTCAGATGTTCTTCCTGCTCTGGGATCAAGGCGTTCCGGTGACGACAGAGCCGGATGCGTCCGACCTCGATCGACGACTGCTGACGATGCTCGCTGCAGGTATGAAGGACGACTCGATCGCCCGGCAGCTCGACATCAGCAGCCGTACGGTGGGTCGACGGGTGGCGGAGCTGATGGAGCGGATCGGCGCGCGTACCCGCTTTGAGGCGGGCGTACATGCGCAGCGTCGGGGCCTACTGGACGGCTAGCGTCCAGCAGGTCTACCTGCCGACGCGCTTGGCCTTGATCCGGCCCGACTTGTTGTCTCGCCCGGTCCAGCAGTCGGCGAACTCGAGCCGGATGTGTCCTCGTACGTGCTTGGGGCGTCGTAGGTTGAGCTTCAGGCGCCCCTTCAGCTTGTACGACTCGCCGTCGACCTTGAACTTCCGCTTCCAGCGGCGGTCTACTTTCCCTTTGCGGTTGATCTTCGCGTTCGGCGCCTTGAACTTGACGGGTAGCGAGGTGTACGTCGTGCCGCCCAGCCAGCACGTCACCCATACGCGCGACCGGTACTTGGTGACGTAGCGCCCGCTCGGGCCGACCTTGAACCGAACCCAAGCCTTGTCACTCGGCTGCTCGCCCTTGTCGTGCACGGCGCCCCGGTACGTGCCGGAGCGTGCCCGACTTGTGTCAGCATCGGCCTCTGCCGTTGTCGTTGCCGTCGCACATAGTGCGGTTGCCGATGCAGTTGCGATACAAAGCGCGGTCGTACGCGTCATCCTCATGCGCGAAACCGTAGCCGGGCTGCGGTGCGTCTGTACTCGAATTCTCAAACCCGCGAACGACGTTGTTCGCTGAAGATCTGCCATGCATGGATCAATGCCACCGCTGCTGTCAAGAGCACGAGGGCGATACCGGCCTGCCCTCCGTAGCCGATATCCGGCTTGACGTCGGGCATCGCCGGCTTCGCTATGACCATGATCGCCAGCAGCACGCCCAGGACCGCCATCGTTATCAGCATGGCGATGTTCTCGGTGACAGGGACGAACGCCGTACGGCCCAGCATCCAGGCAAGCCCGAGCATCATCAGCAAGCCGAACATCGATGCCCCGCTGTTGTCCTGCGAGAGGAGCTCCCAGACGGAGCCGTACGACCAGGACATACCCGACTCTTCGTCGGCGACGTCGTCGTACAGAGGCAGGAATGACGCAACCACGATGGCGACGCCGAGGGCGGGGTACAGACGCGAGTACCCCGCGTACGCCTCCGCTGTGCGCCGATGCCCCTCGAGTCGCTCCACGCGGGTACGCAGCCGTTCGATCTCTCTACGGTCGGTGCTCTGCTCGTCCTTTGCCATCGGTCACATCCTCGCTTTCGTGTTACGGCCGACTTGCTCGGCGCAGACATCTGGGAGACGGCCCGGCGGCCCGTGGGGTTCGCAGTTCGGACGGGTTTCGCGGTACGACGAAGCGTCACCCGCCAGGAACCTAAGCGGTTCTGCCAACCGGCCGGCGTATCCCTTGGCAAGCGGTTCGGATAACGTACACGCACACGACGGGGAGTGACGAGGAGCGAACGTGGCAAGGAAGACCGTAGTCCGGATCATCGACGACCTCGACGGCACCGAGCTCGAGGAGGGCGAGGGCGAGTCCGTACGGTTCGCACTCGACGGTGCCGAGTACGAACTCGATCTCTCCGAAAGCAACGCCGCGGATCTTCGTGCGGTCATCGCTCCGTACATTGACGCCGGCAGGCGTACCGGCGGGCGTCGCCGCACTGGGGGACACACTCGCCAGGTCACCACTGACGTCGACACCAGAGCAGTTCGGGCCTGGGCCCGGGCCAACGACATCGCTGTGTCGAGCCGCGGCCGCATCCCCCAGGACGTGATCGAGCAGTACCGCAACGCCGGCAACTGACCCGTTCGACGACGGTTGTGCGTCAACGTCATCCGACCGTCCCTCCAAGCTGAGTGCTTTCTGGCATAAACGATGGAAGCATTCGCTGTCGCAGTGCTGTCACGCCGCTGTCAGCTCGGATCCGCCTGCCTCGCGTGACCGTCCGAAAAGATTCTTCAAGAATCTTCGTTTTCCCTTGTGGATAAGGGCTTCTGGCACCCGGTCTTGTCGGTGGCGGGTGGCATGATGTGGGTTATGAGGACGGCGAACCTGATCGACGATGTCGAGACCACCGACGGTCTCGATATCGCTGCGGCCGCTCGTGCTCAGATCGCCCGCACCGAGGCCGCACAGTTCGATGCGGTCATGGCGTATCTGCGTCAGATCGCGTCCGAACCGCTTGCGCAGGCGGGTGGGGTGAATGAGTGGACCCGCTACGGAGGATCCGGAACGCCGGCGGTGTCGGAGTACGCGGTCGCCGAAGTCGGACCCGCCCTCGGCCTCTCCGTGAACGGAGCACGGTCGCTGATCGCCGACGCACTCGATATGGCGTACCGGCTGCCGCGGCTGTACGCCTGTTTGCACGAGGGAAGTGTGGATGGGTGGCGGATTCGGAAAGTCGCCCGTGCGACGCGGGAGTTCACCATCGCCCAAGCCTCCGATGCCGACCGGCGGTTGTCGGCTGCGAATGTGGACGGGACTCCGCTGATTGGGCGGATCACCATGCCGCGGCTGCAGCTGGTGCTCGATCAGATCCGGTTCGTCGACGACCCCGACGGTGCGGAGAAGAAGCGCCGTGAGGCACGGCGTCGTCGGGGTGTGACGATCTGGTTCGAAGACGGCGTCGCCTACCTCTCTGGCACGCT
The sequence above is drawn from the Nocardioidaceae bacterium SCSIO 66511 genome and encodes:
- a CDS encoding ABC transporter permease; its protein translation is MTAFASLAVAMGKGFLRDKMALFFAILFPLMFLVLFAGLFNDEGDVPKGSVIQVGDVALFDEAPEAAQKSFDDVLDISKSDDLDAALRDVREGDADAVITQDGDTVHVDYTAANQVRAATLQGVMQSIVQSANMQATGKPPTFTLKASKVEDESLTTVQYLTPGLLGWAIAMGATFGAAANLVVWRRNGMLRRLRLAPVPTSSIVLSRVVVSLGIAAVQSVIFIGVASVFFGLQMSGGAWLCVPLLVCGTLSFMAIGLFAGSISKTEEGATGLANFIILPMAFLSGSFFPLDDAPSWLKAVSQIFPLKHLNEGMLDVMVRGEGLTAIFVPCAVLLGFAAVLTAISARLFRWEAT
- a CDS encoding MMPL family transporter; translated protein: MWGKLSDLMLHRRRRVLVIALIVALAAGASSATLFDELKGGGFDDPGSDSAKAAEILRDDFGQGQSNLVLLVDTDGSVDDDTARADATSLVSDLDKEQYVKGVTSYWTSGEPDQLRSTDGDQALVLATVTGDDTQIDKRLGDLAPKYEGEHGTIEVTAGGYAMLQHEMSKQSKEDATIGEAMAFPIAMIALVLVFGSILAAALPLVVALATLLVTLGVMWVLASITDVSVLAVNVVTLLGLGLAIDYSLLIVNRFREEIDAGNEIASALRTTVSSAGKTVMFSSITVAIALSTLLWFPPVALRSMAYAGIAVALIAALASLTVLPALLAVAGKRVAKRRFGRKTSARSTEDGFWHRLASFVMRRPIPVATIIVLVLLALGTPFLGVKLSSPDERVMSDSSSARQVADAIRTDFASEEQNALSVVVPDAGGDLETYATDLSGLDNVARVDGAGGSYVDGAVAAEPGPGSDRFRSGDDASLTVVPSTDDQDALNDLIVDVRDVAPGSAYVGGPAAINYDLTQVLLDRLPIAGAVLALSVMVLLFLLTGSVLLPVIAMGLSMLSLTATFGALVWIFQDGHLSDLLGGFTVTGSLTATVPVMLFAVAFGLAMDYQVFLLARIKEEYDRTGDRNAAVALGLEKVGRIVTAAAVLISLVFLGFLVSDITFMKAFGVGLPLAVLVDATLIRGALLPATMRLAGRATWWAPGPLRRFHDRYGLHEGESAEAPEREPVRV
- a CDS encoding RNA polymerase sigma-70 factor, with the translated sequence MIERTAMHTDDPELDAETAAFTEHRQTLFQVAYRMLGSVADTEDVLQDVWLSWASSPRDDVENPRAYLIRTTVNESLRRLGRAQRRRETYVGPWLPEPLVDAEPDASDPAVRADEVSMALLVVLETLGPLERAVFILRETFGYDYAEIGRILDRKPAAVRQLAHRARQHVREGRPRFETDPQVRKAVTERFLAAALGGDLETLLTILSPDVSLWTDGGGVVHAARRVVTGSDNVGRLMNGLGAKGEFTGLEARPVDVNGDPGVVISSGEDIYAVVIVELAADGEHIQDIYGITNPEKLRSIEL
- a CDS encoding phosphatase PAP2 family protein, yielding MSAPVLQRRRRLAYELGWLVGLFAIYNLGRLLAAHNVSSAFDNAASVWSMERLLRLPNEGLLQGWLLDVWPSGVELANRYYAFAHFPVTVGFLLWMMWFRPGYYTWVRRALVMVTGAALVGHLLYPLAPPRMIPKLGMIDTGQLFGLSVYSGSPHTGIANQFAAMPSLHVAWAVLVAVGIIASARTRWRWLWLLHPAVTLLVVVVTANHYWLDAAIGIALLAGALWLARGALPSPHPDRSEPARTVGVTNCGRVGSKQ
- a CDS encoding S8 family serine peptidase; translated protein: MLSRSRPAALLAVAALLTAALPLAETAAAPDRPAGRTKAASTSPTGTVTLLTGDRVTIGSPLNGRPTVTVDPADADSAGFSVERDGDDVRVIPSDVAGLVPRVLDPALFDVTSLLDMGYGDADRDTLPLIARHAAGVSTLGNASLLSTKAELASLGASATELAKDESAEFGDDLAEINTASARAAAAELGGVTKLWLDGQVAATSLDGYLEQVNAPAAWDAGLDGDGVSVAVLDSGVDSGHPALVDKVTAEADFTGGDGPADGNGHGTHVASLIAGNGAGSDGARHGIAAGADLLNAKVLADDGYGQESWVIAGMEWAAENGADIANLSLSSPPTDGDDPVAQSLDTLTEESGTLFVAAAGNNGWVGSDPFTIGSPGSAASALTVGSARANGGQSRFSSEGPTRGTYRLKPDVTAPGEQILGAKAGAREGELYVPMSGTSQATPIVAGATALLRQQHPNWTAAQLKARIVSTAQHLDGQTSWTDGGGRVDLKGATAATLRSDTASLDFAYVRHPDEEVRTREVTLTNPGDDPVTVQIDDTESDTKGNQAPARALEASPSELTVPANGSATTTVTFDPGLLPDGQWQGGMSFVADGTPLLRLPFGAYDEPERYDLNVKVLDRNGDPYDPEAAQTHPMAEPTIALFNADTGGFYRIRLNDNGEGHARVDPGHYMGYGRIATPTTKGRVSFSLAGTPELVVDDDTDFTIDARNAKRLRPPHVVGQPTKLTQSTLVASRHADSRGYTELGFFDPDEIDRGLVFVEPSGFVDRGRFDTDLRWRLEPTGRVPRSAPDAYELDLAGRRLPGTTGMRLTRRDVRRLARVESDYHADRTPGEGAIARSFINTRSSIGITHNRAVDLPADEVDLFSADPSVAWRDCLDLPGNAMKPLCGAQRHYEVGDRQTREFASAMHVAPVLAQRTVSGLRVETGIGDGAHSGKVAAATYRGSKLTLRNGNGKLLGRSNSTYGSFDVAPATRRFRVTHDWTLDPEAIGAAPESHTTWTFRSTPPENPALGGDTTPPLLNVDYGPRVDGRGFADAGRKLPLDLSFDHLEEADATRRITKTQVWWSSNGGKGWHRLRARRTGDSTYRATVPARAVRSERPLSLRVTARDAEGNRLRQTSIGLVRAR
- a CDS encoding winged helix-turn-helix transcriptional regulator, with translation MGVSSEDESTYRALLRHPQCTVRDLAERIGRSSDLVRRSAGRLEELGLLSRTPDHPARLVPTRPDVAVEVLIAARRADLDRTQAAARELLDEMTVPDEYRPESLLEVLTGQDAIAARFAQLVQATERELLVLDRPPYASGAGESQPRVLGLLGDGVTVRGIYAPDSLQVPGAVDDAYDAAQAGEQSRVHPAVPMKLAVADRSVALLPLAVDRMVDSALVVRRSALLDALVQMFFLLWDQGVPVTTEPDASDLDRRLLTMLAAGMKDDSIARQLDISSRTVGRRVAELMERIGARTRFEAGVHAQRRGLLDG
- a CDS encoding Lsr2 family protein; protein product: MARKTVVRIIDDLDGTELEEGEGESVRFALDGAEYELDLSESNAADLRAVIAPYIDAGRRTGGRRRTGGHTRQVTTDVDTRAVRAWARANDIAVSSRGRIPQDVIEQYRNAGN